One Rossellomorea aquimaris DNA window includes the following coding sequences:
- a CDS encoding GerAB/ArcD/ProY family transporter, protein MKKLAGSFQIAAVYVGTVIGAGFATGREIVEFFTRFGFVGFIAILLSGYLFITMGTKIMLKSHDIKAKSFEEFNEYLFGKWFSKFMNIVMMIMLIGVSAVMLSGAGAVFQEQLLLPKQVGILLTIGLGFITMMVGIKGLFAVNTFVVPLMIVFNLFLMVYSVRNAAFLDAFLMIPHAEDGWKSVVAPFSYVAFNLAMAQAVLVPVAGEVKDRDTIKYGGYLGGFFLTLILISSHITLVMIPDVTQYQIPMAVVMKSFVAGFYIVYIIIIYGEIFTSVIGGVFGLEKQLTNYWKGSSLMTFTGIFLVIYSLSFFEYSKLLSYLYPLFGYMSLLFIILLWMKPNK, encoded by the coding sequence AGGGAAATTGTAGAGTTTTTCACCCGATTTGGCTTTGTCGGGTTTATTGCGATTTTATTGAGCGGTTACTTATTTATAACAATGGGAACGAAGATTATGTTGAAGTCCCATGATATTAAAGCGAAGTCCTTTGAAGAATTTAATGAATATCTATTTGGAAAATGGTTTTCTAAGTTCATGAATATCGTCATGATGATCATGCTGATCGGGGTTTCCGCGGTTATGCTTTCAGGGGCGGGGGCTGTTTTTCAAGAGCAGCTTTTGTTACCTAAGCAAGTAGGGATCCTTCTGACGATTGGACTTGGATTCATCACAATGATGGTGGGGATCAAAGGGCTTTTTGCAGTTAATACGTTCGTCGTTCCTCTCATGATAGTCTTTAACCTTTTCTTGATGGTTTATTCTGTTCGAAACGCTGCTTTTTTAGACGCATTTCTTATGATACCGCATGCTGAGGATGGTTGGAAATCCGTGGTGGCCCCTTTTTCCTACGTGGCCTTTAATCTGGCCATGGCTCAGGCCGTTCTTGTTCCTGTTGCGGGAGAAGTGAAAGACCGGGATACCATTAAATATGGGGGATATCTGGGCGGTTTTTTCCTTACACTGATACTGATTTCCAGTCATATTACCTTAGTCATGATTCCGGATGTGACACAATACCAAATTCCGATGGCAGTGGTGATGAAATCCTTTGTAGCCGGTTTTTATATTGTTTATATCATCATCATTTATGGTGAAATTTTCACTTCCGTGATCGGGGGGGTATTTGGTCTGGAGAAACAATTAACGAATTATTGGAAGGGTTCTTCTTTAATGACCTTTACGGGTATCTTCCTCGTCATCTATTCGTTAAGCTTTTTTGAATACAGTAAACTTTTGTCTTATTTATATCCGCTTTTTGGATATATGAGCTTATTATTCATCATTCTTCTTTGGATGAAACCCAATAAATAA
- a CDS encoding DUF6254 family protein gives MTQSKHEKERQWNVRKQEQHPHGKVSSFKELSEGKKGKE, from the coding sequence ATGACACAATCAAAACACGAAAAAGAAAGACAGTGGAATGTAAGAAAACAAGAACAGCATCCTCATGGCAAAGTATCATCATTCAAGGAGCTTTCAGAAGGGAAAAAAGGTAAAGAATAA
- a CDS encoding DUF2254 domain-containing protein codes for MNLNIHIVNKARKSFWFVPFIFSLISLVLALITFYFDWWLSQHEYPLFPKVLFSNFDLSMTIIGTIASSIMTMTTITFSTIMVVLTTFLSQYSPRTLQNFINDRPTQRVLAIFVSGVVYCITLLVLLQDESGQKLYISSAFAGIVAIICLFVFVYFVHHVSNWVKVSNLIHNITIKTNQKIDNSYLYRKNAMNEQPSTFNEALFDDTEPILVYSVQSGYLQQINIEGMLTKAAKDEAVIRMVKTPGEYLLEGTPVMTAWTTNKDIDVEDYLEYLVLGPDKEPMEDIELGIRKLVEIALRAISPAINDPNTAKNCIEEIGIILSKLAKHKLPSSYLSDEENNVRIILEQPTFGDYLYKSFYQLRHYGKQDISIIAEILRSLRMIGENNSEETKRMVWTFKDYILEGIDYDSLQNLDMQYIMRHLDELASACGQTEWDKDEVRNKYFPEQYKTSDSYHHKEE; via the coding sequence ATGAATTTAAATATTCACATTGTTAACAAAGCCAGGAAAAGCTTTTGGTTTGTACCTTTTATATTTTCACTCATCTCATTAGTGCTTGCTCTCATCACCTTCTATTTTGATTGGTGGTTGAGTCAGCATGAGTATCCTTTGTTCCCTAAGGTACTGTTTTCAAATTTTGATTTATCCATGACCATCATCGGTACGATTGCGTCTTCGATCATGACCATGACGACGATTACCTTTTCAACGATTATGGTCGTCTTAACCACTTTTTTGTCCCAATATTCACCCAGGACCCTGCAGAACTTCATTAATGACCGTCCTACACAACGGGTTCTGGCCATTTTTGTGTCAGGTGTGGTGTACTGCATTACGTTGTTGGTTCTCCTTCAGGACGAGTCCGGACAAAAATTATATATTTCTTCGGCCTTTGCCGGTATAGTGGCGATTATTTGTTTATTTGTTTTCGTCTACTTTGTTCATCATGTTTCCAACTGGGTGAAGGTAAGTAATTTAATACATAATATAACAATCAAAACGAATCAAAAAATTGATAATAGTTATTTATATAGAAAGAATGCCATGAATGAACAGCCTTCAACCTTTAATGAGGCCCTCTTTGACGATACGGAGCCCATTTTGGTATATAGTGTACAATCGGGGTACTTACAACAGATTAATATTGAAGGAATGCTCACTAAAGCTGCCAAGGATGAAGCAGTTATCCGCATGGTGAAAACACCTGGTGAATACTTACTTGAAGGAACTCCTGTCATGACAGCATGGACGACGAATAAAGACATAGATGTAGAAGATTACTTGGAGTACCTCGTACTTGGGCCTGATAAAGAGCCCATGGAAGACATTGAACTCGGGATAAGAAAGCTGGTTGAAATTGCCTTGAGAGCCATTTCCCCCGCCATCAATGACCCGAATACGGCAAAAAACTGCATAGAAGAAATCGGGATCATTCTATCTAAGCTTGCTAAACACAAGCTCCCAAGCTCATATTTATCAGATGAAGAAAACAATGTGCGAATCATATTGGAACAACCGACCTTTGGTGATTATCTATACAAGAGCTTTTACCAGTTAAGACATTACGGAAAGCAGGACATTTCCATAATTGCCGAAATCCTGCGTTCGCTGAGAATGATAGGGGAAAACAATAGTGAAGAAACAAAGCGTATGGTGTGGACATTTAAGGACTATATACTGGAAGGAATCGATTACGACAGCCTCCAAAATCTCGATATGCAGTACATCATGAGGCATCTGGATGAACTGGCTTCTGCTTGCGGGCAAACAGAATGGGATAAGGATGAAGTGAGAAATAAATATTTCCCCGAACAATATAAGACAAGCGACTCTTACCATCATAAAGAAGAGTAA
- a CDS encoding DUF2187 family protein, translating into MKKAEIGNVIEFKEGLKGIVEKVNENSVIVDLTYMKNYRDLELEEKTVVNHKNYKIVEA; encoded by the coding sequence ATGAAAAAAGCAGAAATAGGAAATGTGATTGAATTTAAAGAAGGTTTAAAAGGCATTGTAGAGAAAGTAAATGAAAACTCGGTTATCGTTGATCTAACGTATATGAAAAATTATCGAGACCTTGAACTGGAAGAAAAAACAGTCGTTAATCATAAAAACTATAAAATAGTTGAAGCATAG
- a CDS encoding cell wall hydrolase — translation MIKKSLLVGIAALSIVSFSTQTIAAKGVHTVENGESLWDIGKEKSVSVLQLKKENDLKSNEILPGQTLAIPENEVTVEDRELLAKLVHAEAKGEPYAGKVAVATVVLNRVDSTEFPNSIKEVIYQVANGHYAFSPVQNGEINKAPSQEARDAVQEALAFRGQGQGSLFFYNPVTSTSDWITNRDTLLTIGNHRFAK, via the coding sequence ATGATCAAGAAAAGCTTACTAGTAGGGATTGCAGCACTTTCGATTGTTTCATTCTCTACTCAGACTATTGCAGCTAAAGGAGTACACACTGTAGAAAATGGTGAGTCTCTTTGGGATATAGGTAAGGAGAAATCTGTATCTGTCCTTCAACTCAAAAAAGAGAACGATTTGAAATCGAATGAAATTCTTCCAGGTCAAACGTTGGCAATACCGGAAAATGAAGTAACAGTTGAAGATCGTGAGTTACTGGCAAAACTGGTTCATGCAGAAGCTAAAGGTGAACCATATGCAGGTAAAGTGGCTGTAGCTACGGTTGTTTTAAACCGAGTGGATTCCACTGAATTCCCTAACTCTATTAAAGAAGTAATCTACCAGGTAGCAAATGGTCATTATGCCTTTTCACCTGTTCAAAACGGGGAAATCAACAAAGCTCCTTCTCAGGAAGCGAGAGACGCTGTTCAAGAGGCTTTGGCTTTTAGAGGTCAGGGACAAGGTTCTCTCTTCTTCTATAATCCAGTAACATCTACAAGCGATTGGATTACCAATAGAGACACATTGCTAACCATTGGAAACCACCGCTTCGCAAAATAA
- a CDS encoding aspartyl-phosphate phosphatase Spo0E family protein, producing MNGTIVARIETVRWKMIQSGVRLGLSSPATIQLSKELDALINIHQRNDRNKSTKNKIVQ from the coding sequence ATGAATGGGACCATTGTGGCTCGAATTGAAACGGTAAGGTGGAAGATGATACAGTCAGGCGTTCGTTTGGGGCTTAGCAGTCCAGCCACCATTCAACTTAGTAAAGAGCTGGATGCGTTAATCAATATTCATCAGCGTAATGATCGTAATAAATCTACAAAAAATAAGATAGTACAATAA
- a CDS encoding SDR family oxidoreductase, producing MTSLKDKIVCITGGANGIGKTLVEEFSKQGAVVEFMDMDGVNGEELSLQLNSEGYSTRFHKVNVGVYQQVKDVFSKIKEDHGVLDVLINNAGVSKFMSFWEMDPADWDSILSSNLSSVFYCSREGAALMKNRGGCIINMASTRASMSEPDTEAYSATKGGIVSLTHSMAITLSDVGIRVNSISPGWIQTEDYESLRDKDHDQHPSGRVGKPEDIARACLFLAHPDNDFITGENLVVDGGMTRKMIYKH from the coding sequence ATGACAAGTTTGAAAGATAAAATTGTCTGCATAACAGGTGGAGCGAATGGGATCGGTAAAACGCTGGTCGAAGAATTTTCGAAGCAGGGTGCAGTTGTTGAATTTATGGACATGGATGGGGTTAATGGGGAGGAATTATCCCTGCAGCTCAATTCAGAAGGTTATTCAACACGGTTTCATAAGGTAAATGTAGGAGTCTATCAACAGGTAAAAGATGTCTTTTCAAAGATAAAAGAAGATCATGGCGTATTGGACGTACTTATTAACAATGCAGGTGTTTCGAAGTTCATGTCCTTTTGGGAGATGGATCCCGCGGACTGGGACAGCATTCTATCGTCAAACTTGAGCAGTGTCTTCTATTGCAGTAGAGAAGGGGCCGCTTTAATGAAGAACCGAGGAGGTTGCATCATTAATATGGCCTCTACCAGAGCTTCAATGTCTGAACCGGATACGGAAGCCTACTCTGCAACAAAAGGTGGCATAGTGAGTTTGACCCATTCCATGGCAATCACACTGAGTGACGTGGGAATCCGGGTGAATTCCATTAGTCCCGGCTGGATTCAAACTGAAGATTATGAATCATTACGTGACAAGGACCATGACCAGCATCCTTCGGGCAGAGTCGGAAAACCTGAAGACATAGCAAGGGCATGTTTATTTCTTGCTCATCCTGATAATGATTTCATTACAGGAGAAAACTTAGTGGTGGATGGTGGAATGACAAGGAAGATGATCTATAAGCATTAA
- a CDS encoding MoxR family ATPase — MSTIQLIKKEMSKVLIGREKEVDLLLIALLQEGHVLLESVPGTGKTLLAKTFSHCIEGDFKRIQFTPDVLPSDVTGIQFFNPKTQEFELRTGPVVTNVLLADEINRATPRTQASLLEVMEEKQITIDGETVSLQPPFIVVATQNPIEAQQGTFPLPAAQLDRFLLKIPFAYPSFEEERSILNRFKSEQPLHTVEKVMSLGEIQSLSGLVKEVHISEDIESYILQITRATREHEWVEVGASPRASLALLKASQAQAFITGRDFVRPQDVVAVAPFVLQHRVQLTIEASLTKTPEELIDRIIEMVMLPVEARQAQ, encoded by the coding sequence GTGTCTACTATACAACTTATAAAAAAAGAGATGAGTAAAGTTCTGATTGGAAGGGAGAAAGAAGTCGATCTTCTATTGATTGCCTTACTTCAGGAAGGGCACGTCTTGCTGGAGAGTGTACCGGGGACCGGTAAAACATTATTGGCTAAGACATTTTCACATTGTATTGAAGGAGATTTTAAGCGAATACAATTCACACCGGATGTATTGCCGAGTGATGTAACAGGCATTCAGTTTTTCAATCCAAAAACTCAAGAATTCGAATTGAGAACCGGACCAGTTGTCACTAATGTGTTATTAGCAGATGAAATTAATAGGGCTACTCCAAGAACCCAGGCAAGTTTACTTGAAGTGATGGAAGAGAAACAGATCACCATCGATGGAGAAACGGTATCATTACAGCCTCCGTTCATTGTAGTAGCGACGCAAAACCCGATTGAAGCACAGCAGGGGACATTTCCTCTACCAGCAGCCCAGCTGGATCGTTTTCTGTTGAAGATTCCATTTGCATATCCAAGTTTCGAAGAGGAGCGCAGTATTCTTAATCGATTTAAATCTGAACAGCCTTTACATACAGTAGAAAAGGTGATGAGCCTGGGTGAAATTCAATCTCTTTCAGGTCTCGTTAAAGAGGTACACATCTCTGAAGATATCGAATCTTATATTCTCCAGATCACAAGGGCTACAAGGGAGCATGAATGGGTTGAAGTAGGGGCGAGTCCACGTGCAAGTTTAGCTTTATTAAAAGCATCCCAGGCTCAGGCATTCATAACGGGGAGGGACTTCGTCAGACCCCAGGATGTCGTTGCGGTAGCACCATTTGTCCTTCAGCATAGAGTTCAATTAACCATTGAGGCATCCCTCACAAAAACACCTGAGGAATTGATTGACAGAATAATTGAGATGGTCATGCTGCCTGTTGAAGCGAGGCAGGCGCAGTGA
- a CDS encoding DUF58 domain-containing protein: MNWKREVVEDPYISLSLVLLVIVGAVSFYVQSYVGLGIFLLIILYFRVHQWYLLKVGAGVMIERSQRRLKLHCDEEDNWVFKLENKGLPIWGATLKMTFKDIVEPTKHPYSLGIANEIEVSIPFSIRKNEEGQISLPVKGKRRGLCRITNMQLEIPHLFGSGKVLLNLLDSVPTTIMVFPSSSPVRMVEQQLTLRQGDVATSHSLFHDVYHPVGTRGYVQGDRFQDVHWKATARTGELQTKIFAPATQKEWMIAINISDRFAITSRLEGMIKHAAYLMQLAVEQNISFSLVLNVRTPGVTPYYYLPPGTGRKHRQKGLELLATLSTDEFTMPFHIVLQHLYLRRLVPSVFIVAGSLGSREEELLQNIGKGHPHIFKLSLEEEQGVVTLWNRSLKIPS, encoded by the coding sequence GTGAACTGGAAGCGCGAAGTAGTTGAAGACCCTTATATATCCTTGAGTTTAGTACTCCTTGTCATTGTCGGGGCAGTAAGTTTCTATGTACAATCGTATGTTGGATTGGGGATATTCCTGTTGATCATCCTCTATTTTCGCGTTCATCAATGGTATCTGCTGAAAGTTGGAGCGGGAGTCATGATCGAAAGATCCCAACGAAGATTAAAGCTTCATTGTGATGAGGAAGATAATTGGGTGTTCAAGCTTGAAAATAAAGGACTTCCCATTTGGGGAGCCACATTGAAGATGACATTTAAAGATATTGTGGAGCCTACAAAACATCCATATTCATTGGGCATTGCGAACGAGATCGAGGTATCCATCCCATTCTCTATCCGGAAAAATGAAGAGGGACAAATTTCGCTACCGGTCAAAGGCAAAAGAAGAGGACTATGTCGTATTACCAATATGCAACTTGAGATTCCTCATCTTTTCGGAAGTGGCAAGGTTCTCCTGAATCTACTCGATTCAGTTCCAACCACCATTATGGTGTTCCCTTCTTCATCCCCTGTCAGGATGGTGGAACAACAGCTTACATTAAGGCAAGGGGACGTAGCTACTTCCCATTCTTTGTTTCATGATGTGTACCATCCCGTAGGCACAAGGGGGTACGTACAGGGAGATCGATTTCAGGACGTTCATTGGAAGGCTACAGCGCGAACAGGCGAGCTGCAAACGAAAATCTTTGCGCCTGCTACTCAAAAAGAGTGGATGATTGCCATCAATATCTCTGATCGTTTTGCCATTACAAGCAGGTTGGAGGGAATGATCAAGCATGCAGCTTACCTTATGCAACTTGCCGTGGAACAAAACATCTCTTTCTCCCTTGTCTTAAATGTGAGAACACCGGGAGTTACGCCTTACTATTATCTGCCACCAGGGACAGGAAGGAAGCACCGGCAGAAGGGGCTTGAGCTTTTAGCTACCTTATCAACCGATGAATTCACCATGCCCTTCCACATAGTCCTCCAGCATTTGTATCTCCGCCGACTGGTACCTTCCGTCTTTATTGTCGCCGGTTCGCTTGGTTCAAGAGAAGAGGAATTATTGCAAAATATCGGCAAAGGCCATCCACATATCTTTAAGCTGAGCTTAGAAGAAGAACAAGGAGTCGTCACATTATGGAATCGTTCGTTGAAAATTCCTTCCTAG
- a CDS encoding ABC transporter ATP-binding protein, with product MFQLEKVTYKNIISIDRMEISLNKTTCLIGESGAGKSTLLKLLNKMNIPDEGKVFYNETPLQEIEPVKHRREVVMISQTPLLFGETVEENLQKGLMFSEKPRANREELMKTLEIVKLDKPLDGLAERLSGGERQRLSLARVLLMKPPVYLLDEPTSALDEETEIEVMKSFIETAKGHGGTIIMVTHSTNVAEQYGEEIITISK from the coding sequence CTGTTTCAATTAGAAAAAGTAACATATAAAAATATAATAAGTATCGATCGTATGGAAATATCCTTAAACAAAACAACTTGCCTCATCGGTGAAAGCGGTGCGGGAAAGTCTACTCTTCTAAAATTGCTGAATAAAATGAATATACCGGATGAAGGAAAGGTCTTTTATAATGAGACACCCTTACAAGAAATTGAACCGGTAAAACATAGAAGAGAAGTAGTGATGATTTCACAAACCCCCTTATTATTCGGGGAAACGGTAGAAGAGAATTTGCAGAAGGGTCTTATGTTTTCAGAAAAGCCCCGTGCAAATCGTGAGGAGCTCATGAAGACACTGGAAATTGTTAAGCTGGATAAACCTTTGGATGGGCTTGCTGAACGGTTATCCGGAGGGGAAAGACAGCGCCTGTCCCTTGCTAGGGTTCTATTGATGAAGCCACCGGTCTATTTATTGGACGAGCCAACGTCTGCTCTTGATGAGGAAACGGAAATTGAAGTGATGAAAAGCTTTATTGAAACTGCAAAAGGTCATGGGGGAACCATCATCATGGTCACTCATTCGACCAACGTTGCCGAGCAATATGGTGAAGAGATCATTACCATATCAAAATAA
- the fetB gene encoding iron export ABC transporter permease subunit FetB, which produces MEKGIIDIELWRFLAAYVFVLLLLFIVKWRGISREKQIILASFRMTFQLIIAGYILTYIFDNPSPWLTLAIILVMEVFAIRNIFKQVKYEMDKKLKGIAAISLLIGTLISLFYFNMVVIHFSPWYEPRYFIPIAGMIVGNSMTGITLGINTLLGGLKDQREKVEGALMLGATPKAASKKYVDNAFDAAILPTLNNMLGMGIIFLPGMMTGQILSGISPLVAIEYQIAILLGIVGSVALTVISFILMGYKQLFTKDAQLNV; this is translated from the coding sequence TTGGAAAAAGGCATTATTGATATAGAGCTGTGGAGGTTTTTAGCAGCATACGTCTTCGTTCTTCTATTGTTATTTATTGTGAAGTGGAGAGGGATTTCCAGGGAGAAGCAGATAATCCTGGCCTCTTTTAGAATGACCTTTCAGTTAATCATCGCTGGATACATACTAACCTATATTTTTGATAATCCAAGTCCGTGGCTTACGTTGGCTATCATTTTGGTTATGGAAGTATTCGCCATCAGGAATATCTTTAAGCAAGTTAAGTATGAAATGGATAAAAAACTGAAAGGGATTGCGGCCATATCTTTACTGATTGGAACACTCATTAGCTTATTTTACTTTAATATGGTGGTGATCCATTTCTCCCCTTGGTACGAACCGAGATATTTCATACCCATTGCCGGAATGATAGTCGGGAATTCCATGACGGGCATCACATTGGGTATCAATACCCTATTAGGGGGATTAAAGGATCAAAGAGAAAAGGTAGAAGGTGCCCTCATGCTCGGAGCAACCCCTAAAGCAGCCTCCAAGAAATATGTAGATAATGCCTTTGATGCAGCGATTCTTCCCACTCTTAATAATATGTTAGGGATGGGCATCATCTTTTTACCGGGAATGATGACAGGGCAGATCCTTTCGGGGATAAGTCCATTAGTGGCCATCGAGTATCAGATAGCCATACTTTTAGGCATAGTGGGAAGTGTGGCCTTAACAGTCATCAGCTTTATATTAATGGGATATAAGCAATTATTTACAAAAGATGCCCAATTAAATGTATAG
- a CDS encoding phosphocarrier protein HPr — MAQKTFTVTAETGIHARPATLLVQTASKFDSDVHLEYKEKKVNLKSIMGVMSLGVGKGAEITIITEGSDEEEALNSLQETLNKEGLAE, encoded by the coding sequence ATGGCACAAAAAACATTTACAGTTACAGCTGAAACAGGAATTCACGCTCGTCCGGCAACTCTACTAGTTCAAACGGCAAGCAAATTCGACAGCGATGTACATCTAGAATACAAAGAAAAGAAAGTAAACTTGAAATCAATCATGGGTGTTATGTCTTTAGGTGTTGGTAAAGGTGCAGAAATCACAATCATTACTGAAGGTAGCGACGAAGAAGAAGCGTTAAACAGCTTACAGGAAACATTGAACAAAGAAGGTTTAGCTGAGTAA
- the ptsP gene encoding phosphoenolpyruvate--protein phosphotransferase, whose protein sequence is MSSLLKGIAASNGIAIAKAYRLVEPDLSFEKKNVDNAEQEVSRFQEAIATSMSELEAIRDKARVDLGEDKAQIFEAHLLVLSDPELLTPIEDKVKSENVNAEFALKETADMFVSMFESMDNEYMKERASDIRDVTKRVLSHLLGVQIANPSMVTEEVIVIAEDLTPSDTAQLNREFVKGFTTDIGGRTSHSAIMARSMEIPAVVGTKSITSSVENGDMIIVDGLNGEVHINPTPEVIEEYKKEHARYEEQKAEWAKLVNEPTVSKDGEHVELAANIGTPKDLEGVKNHGGEGVGLYRTEFLYMGRDELPSEDEQYEAYKAVLEGMEGKPVVVRTLDIGGDKELPYLNLPKEMNPFLGYRAIRLCLDEQDIFRTQLRALLKASPFGNLKIMFPMISNLQEFREAKAVLEEEKKALLENGTNVADHIEVGIMVEIPSTAVMADVFAKEVDFFSIGTNDLIQYTMAADRMNERVSYLYQPYNPAILRLVKMVIDAAHKEGKWAGMCGEMAGDEIAVPILLGLGLDEFSMSATSILRARSQIRQLNRAEMKELAEQALQLDTNDAVISAVKKATSME, encoded by the coding sequence ATGTCCAGTCTTTTAAAAGGAATTGCGGCATCAAATGGTATTGCCATAGCGAAAGCGTATCGCTTAGTTGAACCCGACCTAAGCTTTGAAAAGAAAAACGTAGACAATGCTGAACAGGAAGTTTCACGCTTCCAGGAAGCCATTGCGACGTCAATGTCAGAGCTTGAAGCGATCCGTGACAAAGCGAGAGTTGATTTAGGTGAAGATAAAGCTCAAATCTTTGAAGCGCACCTTCTTGTCCTAAGCGATCCAGAACTACTGACACCAATCGAAGACAAAGTCAAATCTGAAAATGTAAACGCTGAATTCGCCCTTAAAGAAACAGCGGATATGTTTGTATCCATGTTTGAATCCATGGACAATGAATACATGAAAGAACGTGCGTCAGATATCCGTGACGTGACAAAGCGTGTCCTTTCACATCTGTTGGGCGTGCAGATTGCCAACCCAAGCATGGTAACAGAAGAAGTGATTGTGATTGCAGAGGATCTAACTCCTTCTGACACGGCACAATTAAACCGTGAATTCGTTAAAGGATTTACAACAGATATCGGTGGAAGAACATCTCACTCGGCCATTATGGCACGTTCAATGGAGATTCCAGCTGTAGTAGGAACGAAATCCATAACTTCCTCTGTTGAAAATGGTGACATGATCATCGTTGACGGATTAAATGGAGAAGTACATATTAATCCGACTCCGGAAGTCATCGAAGAGTATAAGAAAGAGCATGCCCGCTATGAAGAACAAAAAGCAGAATGGGCGAAGCTCGTCAATGAACCAACGGTATCCAAGGATGGAGAGCATGTTGAACTTGCTGCCAACATTGGGACACCTAAGGATCTTGAAGGGGTGAAGAATCACGGCGGAGAAGGTGTAGGTCTGTATCGTACAGAATTCCTATACATGGGTCGTGACGAATTACCATCTGAAGACGAGCAATACGAAGCTTATAAGGCAGTATTAGAAGGTATGGAAGGGAAACCTGTAGTGGTTCGTACCCTAGACATCGGTGGAGATAAAGAGCTTCCTTACTTAAATCTGCCAAAAGAAATGAATCCATTCCTGGGGTATCGTGCGATCCGACTTTGTCTGGACGAACAGGATATCTTCCGTACTCAGCTTAGAGCGTTATTAAAGGCCAGTCCATTTGGAAATCTGAAAATCATGTTCCCGATGATTTCAAATCTTCAAGAGTTCAGAGAAGCGAAAGCCGTCCTTGAAGAAGAGAAAAAAGCTCTTCTTGAGAATGGTACAAATGTAGCTGATCATATTGAAGTGGGAATCATGGTAGAAATTCCATCCACAGCCGTAATGGCGGATGTTTTTGCCAAGGAAGTAGATTTCTTCTCTATCGGAACCAATGATCTGATTCAGTACACAATGGCTGCCGACCGCATGAATGAGCGAGTTTCCTACTTATATCAACCGTATAACCCTGCCATTTTACGTCTAGTAAAAATGGTGATTGATGCGGCTCATAAAGAAGGCAAATGGGCAGGTATGTGTGGTGAAATGGCCGGAGATGAGATTGCTGTACCGATCCTTCTGGGATTAGGTTTAGATGAGTTCTCTATGAGTGCTACATCGATCTTACGCGCACGTTCTCAAATCCGTCAGTTGAATCGTGCTGAAATGAAAGAACTGGCAGAGCAAGCACTACAATTAGACACCAATGATGCTGTCATTTCTGCTGTGAAAAAAGCGACATCAATGGAATAA
- a CDS encoding GNAT family N-acetyltransferase, giving the protein MYMKEQYVFRNEQIYKAVIRNYCKDDFDDLISVQKKAFPPPFPSELWWNKDQLAHHLIHFPLGAMCVEVDGKLVGSMTSLIVDFDPLEPHHTWKDITDDGYIRTHKENGNTLYVVDLCIDPDYRGFKLGKVLMNAMFEIVVHLQLDRLLGGGRIPTYHKVSKDFPIEEYIKKLTSGEFKDPVITFLLQTGRTPLKAVKGYLKDEESCDYGVLMEWKNPFKS; this is encoded by the coding sequence ATGTATATGAAAGAACAGTATGTTTTCAGAAACGAGCAAATTTATAAAGCAGTTATCAGAAATTATTGCAAGGATGATTTCGACGACTTGATATCCGTTCAAAAAAAAGCATTCCCACCACCCTTCCCGTCAGAATTATGGTGGAATAAAGACCAACTCGCACATCATTTGATTCATTTCCCTCTTGGGGCTATGTGTGTGGAAGTTGACGGAAAATTAGTGGGGAGTATGACAAGCTTAATCGTCGACTTTGATCCACTTGAACCGCATCATACGTGGAAAGACATAACGGATGATGGATATATCCGGACTCATAAAGAGAATGGAAATACATTGTATGTGGTAGATCTATGTATCGACCCTGATTATAGGGGGTTTAAGCTTGGAAAAGTTTTGATGAATGCCATGTTTGAGATTGTGGTTCATTTACAGTTGGATCGCTTACTTGGCGGCGGTCGGATTCCTACCTATCATAAAGTGTCCAAAGATTTTCCGATTGAGGAATATATTAAGAAATTAACATCTGGAGAATTCAAGGATCCCGTCATTACGTTTCTTCTGCAAACAGGACGCACTCCTTTAAAAGCGGTTAAAGGGTACCTGAAGGATGAAGAATCATGTGACTATGGGGTTTTAATGGAATGGAAAAATCCCTTTAAAAGTTGA